The following coding sequences are from one Gossypium hirsutum isolate 1008001.06 chromosome A12, Gossypium_hirsutum_v2.1, whole genome shotgun sequence window:
- the LOC107928712 gene encoding uncharacterized protein, translating into MAPFSLRSRLQASALSKRRLKSKAKHGRKGMKNMAERFTRLKSEMEEISEEQKNIREGQRQVKEKFGIIESECEELKRETRLIIQQSARTQVKLALMFRILKAREAGELNTAATLTEMLREIVGREREESKADI; encoded by the exons ATGGCTCCATTCTCTTTACGTAGCCGTCTTCAGGCTTCTGCGCTAAGCAAGAGGCGTCTCAAATCCAAAGCCAAgcat GGGAGGAAAGGGATGAAGAACATGGCGGAACGCTTCACAAGATTGAAATCTGAAATGGAAGAAATAAGCGAGGAACAAAAGAATATCAGGGAAGGGCAAAGGCAAGTTAAAGAAAAATTCGGAATCATTGAATCCGAGTGCgaggaattgaagagggaaactAGGCTCATAATCCAGCAAAGTGCCAGAACTCAG GTTAAACTTGCTCTTATGTTCCGCATACTGAAAGCAAGGGAAGCCGGCGAGTTGAATACCGCTGCCACTCTCACTGAAATGCTCCG TGAAATAGTAGGAAGAGAGAGGGAGGAAAGCAAAGCTGACATCTGA